Below is a genomic region from Carboxydocella sporoproducens DSM 16521.
TTGCCCTGTTCAATACACTCGTTGGCCCTCATACCAAGCCGTCTATAGAAGTAATACTTGTTTCCATAATCGATATAATCACCAAATATTTCACGTATCTCGTAAAACAGCTTACTGATCTTTCGTGCATGCCTTGAAACTACCAGTACTCTGGTTTTACTATTAACGCCGGACAAATCCACAACCAGGTTGTCTTCTGATACCCACTGCTGCAGTTCATCTGTGAGCTCTGGTGCAATTATTACATCCGCACCTTGCCAAAATTGACACCTAACATTCTGTAACGACCATTGTCCCTTCTGAATTTGGTCTTCCAGTTTGTAATAATGTCAGCATTAATAGCGAAATTCCTGTTTTGAAAAAAATTGATAAGTATGTCATATTCTTTTTTCCGCCTGTAGCGTCGTTTATATTCATCTAATGCAGTCTCTAAAGTTATTGACATGCTAATCCTCCTCAGTTTTATGAAGGTCTCTTTCCCTTAGTGGGTCCAATCCCAGAGTTCTGCCTGATTTCCAATCTTCTTTTGGATAGCCACAATCATGCTCTCCCGGTGTGGACAGGCAAAGCCAATGGGATTACCTCTGGTAATACAGGATGCCAGTACAATAGCCTCGGCCCCCCGTTTAACCAGCATTTCCGCCCGGGTTACACTCTTTTTCCCCGGACAACCCCCACAGCTGACAAAACCAATCACTTCGACGGGTTCATTACAGGTACTAAAAACTCCTTTGTTTTCTCTGGCAACAGCAAAATCAGTAGTCCCGGGACACATATCTTCCGTTTGCTGGCAACGAATAATTCCCACCTTCATCTTACCGCTACCCCCTGTTTAATATGATTGTTCAGCCTTTCCGG
It encodes:
- a CDS encoding CGGC domain-containing protein; translated protein: MKVGIIRCQQTEDMCPGTTDFAVARENKGVFSTCNEPVEVIGFVSCGGCPGKKSVTRAEMLVKRGAEAIVLASCITRGNPIGFACPHRESMIVAIQKKIGNQAELWDWTH